Genomic segment of Candidatus Omnitrophota bacterium:
CCCCAAAGCGGGCACGAGGGTGAAGTCGAGGAGGCTCAACACCGCCCTCGATATCCTCCGTCGCATCTATTCGAGGAAGGAGTTCGCGAGATCGGCGGTCACGTCCGTCGATATGACATATCCGGAAAAGGCTTTTTTCGTGATGGACGGGATGACGATAGTGGTCGGCAATAATGATCTCGACAGGAAGCTAGATTCGCTGGCCGCGGCGCTGAGCAATCCAAAGGTGGACAGGTCGAAGATCAATTCGATGGACCTCAGGTTCACCGATGCCGCGGTGACGTTTAAACCGGAAAAGAAATGAAGAAGATATTAGCCGGACTGGATATAAGCGAGGATTTCGTGACCTGCTCGGTCTGTTCGACCGAGGAGAAGGATACCTTGTCGCTGTTGGGATCCGCCTCGGTGCCGTCGAGGGGGATGGATAACGGCGCGATATCGGATATAAGCGAGGTAGCTTTGTCGGTCGCCTCAGCCGTCGAAAAAGCGGAGGCCTCGGCGAAGACAAAGATCGTATCCCTCGTGACTAACTGCGACGGCGCGAGCCTGCGCGTCTATAACACCAAGGGGAGCGTGACCGTCGCCGAGAAAGAGAATGAGATAAGCAGGCACGAGGTCGAGCGGGTGACCGAGGCCGCCAGGACGATAGCGCTTCCCTTCGACAGGGAGATAGTCCATTCGATAACGCGCGATTTTATCCTCGACGGCCAGGACGGGATCAAGGACCCGACCGGGATGTTCGGCACGCGGCTTGAGGCGGACATGGAATTCGTGACTGCCCTGGTGACCAACCTCCACAATGTCAGGAGATCGATAAATACGGCGGGTTTTGAGATCAGGGATATAATCCTCTCGGGCATAGCGGCCGGGCACGCGATACTTGAAGAACTCGAGAAGGAATTGGGCGTAATATTCATTTTCATCTCCTATTCCGCCACGCATATGATCGTGTATAACGGCGGCGAGATCAAATCGATCGAGATAATACCGGCCGGCAGCGGCGGGATGGCCGGGCTCATCGCCGATAATTTCAAGATACCACGCGAGTACGCGGCAGACCTGTTGAAACGTGAGATATCCCTTGATAAGCCCGCGGCCGTTGAACCGGCCGCGCAGGGGAGCGCTTCGCCGGAGGGGGACAAGCTGGTCCTGAGGCTGGGCGGTTCGAGCCGCTCCCTTTCGAGGAAGGCCCTCGCCGAGGCGGTAAGGCCGGAGGCCGAGGGGCTGATAAAAGAGATAGGCGGAAAGCTGAAGGATATGCGTGCCGCCAAGGAAGCCGCGATGGGATGCGTGGTCGCCGGCGACCTGACCTCGCTGGGAGGTTTCCTTGAGATGCTGGAATTATCGCTCAGCATGCCGGTGAAGATGGGGCTCGTCAAGGGTGTTACCGGCGGGGATATGGCGCGGGCCGGCGCCGGACAGATAGCCTCGGTCGGGCTGGTAAAATACTGGGCCAGGGAAGGCGCGAAGAGAAAGGTCCGGAAGAATATCTTCGGGAACACGCCTTTAGGTAAGCTCGTCGACAGGGTAAACCGGATATTCAGCGAGTATTTCTAAAAGATGATCCCTGAAAATATACAGGCCATAAAGGAGCGTATCCGCCTCGCGGCCGGGAAGATAGGGAAGAACGACCGGGATATCACGCTCGTCTGCGTGACCAAGGCCGTAGGCGTCCCGCAGATAGAAGAGGCCCTTGCCGCGGGAGTTACGGATATAGGCGAAAGCTATGTGCAGGCCGCGGAGATAAAATTTAAGGCGATAGAATACAGGGCAAAGTGGCACCTTATCGGCCACCTGCAGACAAATAAGGTCAAGGAGGCGGTGAGGATGTTCGATCTCATCCACTCGGTGGATTCCCTGAAACTGGCCGAGGAGATATCGAGACGGTCGGCCGGGCTCCTGGACCCGAAGAAGGTATTGATAGAGGTCAAGACTTCGGAGGAGGCGACAAAATACGGGGTATTGCCGGAGCAGTCGCTTCCCCTTATAGAAAAGATAGCCGTATTACCCCATATAAAGGTCATGGGCCTGATGACGATGGCGCCGTTCACTGAGAACCCGGAGGATTCGAGGCCGTATTTTGAGAGGTTGAAGAAATTGTCCCTGCTTATCTTGACGAAAAGGATCAGGAATGTGGACATGAGGTATCTCTCGATGGGCATGACCCAGGATTTCGAGGTAGCGATAGAGGAAGGCGCGAATATAATAAGGATAGGGCATGCGATATTTGGCGGATAAAAGAATAGGCGTCATCGGCCTGGGGAATATGGGTGGGGCGATAATAAACGGCCTCCTCTTATCCGGCGCCGTCAGAAGGACGGGTATTACAGGTTTTGATAACGACCGGGCCAAACGCGTGGTTGCCGTTAAGAAATATGGAATATTGGCAACCGGATCCATATCGGAGACCGTAGCGCACAGCGATATCGTCATCTTCGCGGTCAAGCCGCAAAATATCGGCGAGGTATTAGAAGAGGTATCTTTTTACGGCAAGGGCCGGTTATATATCTCGATCGCGGCCGGGATAAATACCCGCAGGATAGAGAAGGCCCTTGCGCGCATACGAAGGCCCCGCGTCATAAGGGTGATGCCGAATACGCCGGCGCTTGTAGGCGAGGGCATCACGGCTGTTTGCAGAGGCAGATACGCGACTGCCGGAGACCTGAAGGCCGCGGACAAGATATTTTCGAGCGTTGGGGATACGGTAGATTTAAACGAGAAATATTTTGACCTCGTCACCGCGGTATCGGGAAGCGGCCCGGCCTATTTCTTTTACCTCAAAGAGGCGCTCATAGAATCTGCTGTCAGCCTCGGGATGGACAGGGCTACGGCAAAAAAGCTCGTATCGAAGACCGCCCTCGGCGCGGCGCGGCTGCTTATAGAATCGGGGCATGAGCCGCAGGTCCTGCGCCGGAGCGTGACGTCAAAGGGCGGCACTACCGAACAGGCGATAAAAGTATTCGACCGCGCGGGGATGAAGAGTATAGTCGGAAAGGCCGTGACCGCCGCGGCGCGCCGTTCAAAAGAATTATCGGGGGAATAAGGGATGTTCGTATTGAGCAATCTGATATTCTGGGCCGCGCGCCTGCTTGAGATCCTGCTAAATATATTATGTATCCTGATATTTTTCCGGGCGGTCATAAGCTGGGTCAATCCCGACCCGTTCAACCCGCTTGTGCAGTTCCTGAACAGGTCCACCGACCCGATACTGGCGCCTATAAGGAGGTTCATCCCCCCGTTGGGGTCCATGGACATCTCGCCGTGGATAGCGACGATAGTCCTCTATTCCGTAAATAAATATTTTCTGGTGCCGACACTTCTGGAACTGGCGATGAGGTTAAGGTAATAGCCGCATCCCGGAAATAAGGAGAGACAAATGCACGAGCTGAAGACAAAGATCGAAGATACGATCAAATTCATAAAGGTCGAGTTGAAAGAGACACCGAAGATCGACATCGCCATAATCCTGGGGACCGGCCTGGGCAACCTCGCCGAGAAGATAAAAGAGAAGAGGAGCATAGAATATTGGAAGATACCCAATTTCCCGGTATCTACGGTCAAGGGGCACAAAGGCGAGCTCGTATTCGGCAAGATAGGCGACAAGAATGTCGTCGCGATGGAAGGCAGGTTCCACTATTATGAGGGGTACCCGCTGGACCAGGTCACTTATCCGGTCAGGGTGGTAAAGGCGCTCGGCGCTAAGATACTCGTCGTCTCTAATGCCGCGGGCGGTATGAACCCGGCTTACAAGGCCGGAGACCTCATGGCGATAGCCGACCACATAAATTTTACCGGGGTAAATCCCCTGATAGGGCCGAATGACGAATCGCTCGGCCCTAGGTTCCCGGATTTCTGCGACCTTTACGACCCGAAGCTTATCGCCTTGGCCGAAGAGATCGCGAAGGAAGAGAAGATCAGGATGCATAAGGGCGTATATGTAGGCATCACCGGCCCGAACCTCGAGACGCGCGCGGAGTATAAGTTCTTCCAGATGATCGGCGCCGACGCGGTAGGGATGTCGACCGTTCCGGAAGTCATCGTGGCCAGGCACGCGGGGTTGCGCATATTCGGCATAAGCGTCATCACCGACGTCTGCCTCCCTGAGACGCTCAAACCATGCAATATAGATGAGATAATAAAGACGGCGAACGAGGCCGAACCGAAACTCACGAAATTGATATATACCCTGATAGAGAGAATATGAATTATAAAGACACGCTGAACCTGCCCAAGACGGATTTCCCGATGAAGGCCGACCTCCCGAAGAGGGAGCCGGAGATGCTGAAATCCTGGCAGGATAATGATATCTACGGCCGGATAAGGAAGAAATTCGCCGGCAAGCCGAAGTATATCCTGCACGACGGGCCGCCGTATGCCAACGGCGATATCCATATCGGCCACGCCTTGAACAAGACACTTAAGGACATAGTCGTCAAATATAAGACGATGCGCGGCTTCGATTCGCCCTATGTCCCGGGATGGGACTGCCACGGGCTTCCGGTCGAGCACGCCTTATTTAAAGAGCTCAAGATATCAAAGGGGCAGATAGGCCAGCTTGAATTCCGTAAGAAGGCCGCGGATTACGCGCTCAGGTTTGTCGGGACGCAGAAAGAGCAGTTCAAGCGCCTCGGGGTGTTCGGCGACTGGGACGACCCGTACCTCACGCTCAAGCCCGAGTATGTCGCCGGGATCATACGCTCGTTCGGGAAACTTGTCGAAGGCGGTTATGTCTATAAGGGGGTAAAGCCGGTCAACTGGTGCGTGCGCTGCGAAACAGCGCTCGCCGAGGCAGAGGTGGAATACGCGGACCATACCTCGCCGTCGATATTCGTGAAGTTCAAGGTCATAGACAGGAGATTCCCGGACGGAAAACATTTCCTGGTGATCTGGACGACGACTCCCTGGACCCTGGTCGCGAATGTCGCGGTCGCGGTCCATCCCGCCCTCGACTACGTGACGGTCGAGGCCGGCGGAGAGCACTATATACTCGCGAAGGACCTTCTTGAGTCCGTCGCGGCCAAGGCAGGTTTTAAAGATCATAAAGTCATCTCGACCATAAAAGGCAAGGACCTCGAAGGCCTCCTGTATAAACACCCGTTCATTGAGAGGGAAGGGAAGGTAGTCCTCGCGGACTACGTCTCTAACGAGGAGGGCGCCGGATGCGTACACACCGCGCCGGGCCACGGGATGGAAGATTACCTTACGGGACAAAAATACGGCCTGCCGACGATAATGCCCGTAGACGAGAGGGGATTATTCGACAAGACCGCCGGCGAATTCGCCGGGATGCATGTCTTCAAGGCGAACGGCGCGATACTGGAGAGGCTGATGAAGGACGGCAACCTCCTGTATTCGGGGACGATCGCGCATTCTTATCCGCATTGCTGGAGGTGCAAGGAGCCGGTCATATTCAGGGCGACGGTCCAGTGGTTCATAAATGTAGACCATAACGCGCTGAGGAAACAGACGCTCGAAGAGATAAAGCGCGTGAGATGGGTCCCTTCTATCGGCGAGAACAGGATATCGGCGATGATAGAGAACCGGCCGGACTGGTGCCTCTCGCGCCAGAGGTACTGGGGCGTGCCGATACCGGCATTCTACTGCGAATCGTGCAAGAAACCGGTGCTCGATCCCGGCCTGATAAACCATATCGCTGACCTTATGGAAAAAGAAGGTTCGAACGTATGGTTCAGCAAGGCCGCCGAGGAGCTGATGCCCGCGGCGTTCGAGTGCCCGGAGTGCAAAGGCAAAAAATTCAGGAAGGAAGAGGATATACTCGACGTCTGGTTCGACTCCGGCGTCAGCCACCAATCCGTATTGAGGAAAAGGAAAGAACTCGCCTTCCCGGCAG
This window contains:
- the ileS gene encoding isoleucine--tRNA ligase, encoding MNYKDTLNLPKTDFPMKADLPKREPEMLKSWQDNDIYGRIRKKFAGKPKYILHDGPPYANGDIHIGHALNKTLKDIVVKYKTMRGFDSPYVPGWDCHGLPVEHALFKELKISKGQIGQLEFRKKAADYALRFVGTQKEQFKRLGVFGDWDDPYLTLKPEYVAGIIRSFGKLVEGGYVYKGVKPVNWCVRCETALAEAEVEYADHTSPSIFVKFKVIDRRFPDGKHFLVIWTTTPWTLVANVAVAVHPALDYVTVEAGGEHYILAKDLLESVAAKAGFKDHKVISTIKGKDLEGLLYKHPFIEREGKVVLADYVSNEEGAGCVHTAPGHGMEDYLTGQKYGLPTIMPVDERGLFDKTAGEFAGMHVFKANGAILERLMKDGNLLYSGTIAHSYPHCWRCKEPVIFRATVQWFINVDHNALRKQTLEEIKRVRWVPSIGENRISAMIENRPDWCLSRQRYWGVPIPAFYCESCKKPVLDPGLINHIADLMEKEGSNVWFSKAAEELMPAAFECPECKGKKFRKEEDILDVWFDSGVSHQSVLRKRKELAFPADLYLEGSDQHRGWFQAAVLTSMPIEHKPPFRSVLTHGFVVDGDGRKMSKSLGNVISPQDVIKTHGADVLRMWVASCDYYEDIRISKEIIERTSEAYRKIRNTARFILGNLFDFDPGKDRLAHKDLLEIDKWAVSKAFSLVHEIEGYYDAFEFHKVFRALYSFCTVELSSFYLDVSKDRLYTYAPNSKERRSCQTVIYEIVMALAKTLAPVAPFTADEIWQKARRDDPESSVHASLWPEAREGYIDKSLEERWEKIFVLRPYIMKAIEEKRAKGVIGDSMEASVTLYIKDTGKYKFLHDFARELAGVFLVSDFRLEEAGSMPAGKDGLLEAEGLGIYVDKSAGGKCGRCWTYKKEVGSDPEHPELCGRCSKVLKGE
- the ftsA gene encoding cell division protein FtsA, coding for MKKILAGLDISEDFVTCSVCSTEEKDTLSLLGSASVPSRGMDNGAISDISEVALSVASAVEKAEASAKTKIVSLVTNCDGASLRVYNTKGSVTVAEKENEISRHEVERVTEAARTIALPFDREIVHSITRDFILDGQDGIKDPTGMFGTRLEADMEFVTALVTNLHNVRRSINTAGFEIRDIILSGIAAGHAILEELEKELGVIFIFISYSATHMIVYNGGEIKSIEIIPAGSGGMAGLIADNFKIPREYAADLLKREISLDKPAAVEPAAQGSASPEGDKLVLRLGGSSRSLSRKALAEAVRPEAEGLIKEIGGKLKDMRAAKEAAMGCVVAGDLTSLGGFLEMLELSLSMPVKMGLVKGVTGGDMARAGAGQIASVGLVKYWAREGAKRKVRKNIFGNTPLGKLVDRVNRIFSEYF
- the proC gene encoding pyrroline-5-carboxylate reductase; the protein is MRYLADKRIGVIGLGNMGGAIINGLLLSGAVRRTGITGFDNDRAKRVVAVKKYGILATGSISETVAHSDIVIFAVKPQNIGEVLEEVSFYGKGRLYISIAAGINTRRIEKALARIRRPRVIRVMPNTPALVGEGITAVCRGRYATAGDLKAADKIFSSVGDTVDLNEKYFDLVTAVSGSGPAYFFYLKEALIESAVSLGMDRATAKKLVSKTALGAARLLIESGHEPQVLRRSVTSKGGTTEQAIKVFDRAGMKSIVGKAVTAAARRSKELSGE
- a CDS encoding YggS family pyridoxal phosphate-dependent enzyme: MIPENIQAIKERIRLAAGKIGKNDRDITLVCVTKAVGVPQIEEALAAGVTDIGESYVQAAEIKFKAIEYRAKWHLIGHLQTNKVKEAVRMFDLIHSVDSLKLAEEISRRSAGLLDPKKVLIEVKTSEEATKYGVLPEQSLPLIEKIAVLPHIKVMGLMTMAPFTENPEDSRPYFERLKKLSLLILTKRIRNVDMRYLSMGMTQDFEVAIEEGANIIRIGHAIFGG
- a CDS encoding YggT family protein, with product MSNLIFWAARLLEILLNILCILIFFRAVISWVNPDPFNPLVQFLNRSTDPILAPIRRFIPPLGSMDISPWIATIVLYSVNKYFLVPTLLELAMRLR
- a CDS encoding purine-nucleoside phosphorylase — translated: MHELKTKIEDTIKFIKVELKETPKIDIAIILGTGLGNLAEKIKEKRSIEYWKIPNFPVSTVKGHKGELVFGKIGDKNVVAMEGRFHYYEGYPLDQVTYPVRVVKALGAKILVVSNAAGGMNPAYKAGDLMAIADHINFTGVNPLIGPNDESLGPRFPDFCDLYDPKLIALAEEIAKEEKIRMHKGVYVGITGPNLETRAEYKFFQMIGADAVGMSTVPEVIVARHAGLRIFGISVITDVCLPETLKPCNIDEIIKTANEAEPKLTKLIYTLIERI